DNA from Streptomyces luteogriseus:
TGCTCGGCAAGCTCGGCGTGCATTCCACCCTCGCCGCCGTCGCCCTCGCGCGGCGCGCCGGGGTCGGACCCGTGGACCTAGCCGGGGATGTTGTCGAACGGGGCGGTCAGCTGGCGTAGCAGCCCCGCCAGTTCGCCGCGCTGGGCCCGGGATAGCTCCGCGAGGATCGCGCGCTCCTGGTCCAGCAGACCCGCCAGGGCCTGGTCCGCGCGGTCCCGGCCCTCGTCCGTCAGCCGGACCAGGACACCGCGGCGGTCACTGGGGTCGGGAAGCCGTTCCACCAGGCCCTTCTTGGCCAGGCGGTCGATGCGGTTCGTCATCGTGCCCGAGGTGACGAGCGTCTGGGTGAGGAGCTGACCCGGCGAGAGCTG
Protein-coding regions in this window:
- the tamR gene encoding MarR family transcriptional regulator TamR — translated: MEDEVDRLVAAWRRERPDLDVEPLEVLSRVSRLARHLDRARRLAFSEHQLEPWEFDVLTALRRAGTPYQLSPGQLLTQTLVTSGTMTNRIDRLAKKGLVERLPDPSDRRGVLVRLTDEGRDRADQALAGLLDQERAILAELSRAQRGELAGLLRQLTAPFDNIPG